The Zea mays cultivar B73 chromosome 7, Zm-B73-REFERENCE-NAM-5.0, whole genome shotgun sequence DNA segment TCAAACGACAAAGTTCATTCCTTGCAACAGAAGGACAGTACTACCAACGCTGCAAAGAACCATCGGGGTTGTACTTAAGCACAGTTTGGGTTTGGCCAAAGCGATCGTGTGCCTTCTTAGCACTACAATTGTGTCTAAGCAAGTGACCAGTACCAGAAGAGGATCTAGCACTTAATGTCTCATGACAGAACTTGCATCGAGCAGCATACCTTACACGCTTACCATTTACCAGATTGGTTAACTCGTCGAAATTGTTCCAAACTTTGGATCTCTTCCTTGAGCCGCCAGCAGCAGAGGCAGTGGTAGATGCTGGTGGGCTCGTGGAGTCCATAGCAGTGCCTGTTCTAGAGGCGACGAATTCCTCGAGCTCAATAGGATTTAAATGAGTGACACCAACACCCATTAAGGCTTGTCTAGCATCCATCGCCTCATTGTGGTCCTCAAGCTGTCGCTCCTCCGCCTCTACAGCCGGGTCAAGATCCATAGCCTTGAGAGCTTGACCTCGACAACGAGCACGAGGAGCACAGCTGGAGTCCTCGACCAGTCGACCTCGCGCACACCGCACACGTCTCCGACTCCTCAACGACTACACGGCACCGGATTTCACCGATACCTATGTTGAGGAACACACCGGAAGAATTAGGGTTAGGAGTAGGGCCCGATGAACGCACCGACAGAATCATAGAATAGGGAAGGGAAAGGAGTAGGGCCCGAGGAACTCACCTTGTGCAGTCGAAGCACCGGAGACGACAGACGATGGCCGAGATCCGTGGAGCGAGGAACACCGGAGGGGATTAGGGTTAGGAACACCGAAGAGGACTGGGAGAGGAAGGTAAGTATAGATGTCCAAGCACGGCGGGGGCGCCCGGCGGGCAACTGAGTCCAAGCACAGAGGACAGAGGAGACACCGGCTGACGGCGGCGATCCGTAGATCCAAGAGGGGAGAGGAGATTAGGGTTCGGGCGGAGTCGTCgatgcgagggcgagaggcggagAGGCTGAGACTGAGAGCATAAATGCGAGCGTAaatgcgagggcgagaggcggggTGGGGCTGGGAGCCTGGGAGTGGGACGCGCCGCGCGCGGCCGGTTAACATTACCGGGCTGCCACGTGCCTCCCCCTTAGACGGGCCGGGTCGGGCTAAACCCGACGGGCTGAAATCCTTGGCCCAGCCCGACACGACGAACGGGCCGGGCTTGTCCAGACACGTTTGAAACCGGGCCATGTCGATGCTGGGTTAGGCCATTTTTCATGCCGTGTCGCGGACCACTCGGTGGGCTCGACCGAGATGGATATCTATAACGCCGGCACATCCATAAAAGGCACCATTAAATCTTTGGCTATTAGGACGCTTCTCTCCTCCCAAACCCCACATCTCAGCAAGGGCCCCGTCGGCTAGCGCCGCATCCGCAGACCGCAGCCGTCGACGCAGACCCTCTTCGGCAGCCGGTGCTTCCCCGTTCGCCGCATTTTGTACTCCCCGTCTCTTGTGCTCATCCATCCCTAACCTCACCTTCCCCACTCTTAGCTTGCAGCGCGTCCCTTCCCCGCTCCCGGCGCCATGGACTGCGCAAAGGGGAGGGCGGTGGCGGACCTCTACGACGAGGTGATGGTGGAGATCCTCTCGCGCGTGCCCGTCAAAGACCTCCGCCGTTGCACGTGCGTGTGCAAATCTTGGCGCAACCTCATCACCGACCCCCTCAACCGCAAGAAGCTGCCCCAGACCCTGGAAGGCTTCTTCCACGGCGTCGTCGGAGGGCCTCACAGCTACGGCCAATTCACCAGCCTGTCGGGGAGCGGAGAACGCGTGGCTCCGGTCGACCCTTCCTTCTCCTTCATCACGGCAATGCTGCCTGGCGTGGAGCGCATGGTCCTCTTGGATTCTTGCAACGGGCTCCTGCTCTTCGGGTGCACCCGGGAGGACAAGTTCGGGTACATCGTGACAAACCCTGCGACCGAGGAATTGATGACTGTGCCCGCCAGCTCCGGCTCTTGTCCCCTTCCACCTCCATTTGAAAGGGACATGGTTGGTGGGGAAAGATATGCGCACACCTTTCTGATGTTTAACCCTGCTGTCTCCTCGCACTTCCACTTGGTCCAGATCTGGGAGAATAAGGCGGCGAAGGAGGTGGAAacggtgcactcttactcgtctgaAACCAAGGCATGGAGTGACAGGTCAAGCAAGTGGGGGCGAGGTGAAGAGGGCGGTGAATGGGAGCTGTGGGGTGAATCCGTGATTGGATTCATGTGTGGCTGGACATTGGTCGATGGTCTGCTGCATTTTCTTGCCTTCGATCTTCAGAAAGAAGAGACTGTGATAA contains these protein-coding regions:
- the LOC100382389 gene encoding uncharacterized protein LOC100382389, which encodes MDCAKGRAVADLYDEVMVEILSRVPVKDLRRCTCVCKSWRNLITDPLNRKKLPQTLEGFFHGVVGGPHSYGQFTSLSGSGERVAPVDPSFSFITAMLPGVERMVLLDSCNGLLLFGCTREDKFGYIVTNPATEELMTVPASSGSCPLPPPFERDMVGGERYAHTFLMFNPAVSSHFHLVQIWENKAAKEVETVHSYSSETKAWSDRSSKWGRGEEGGEWELWGESVIGFMCGWTLVDGLLHFLAFDLQKEETVIIAVDGEGETRRIIGWHGKDVRAIVFIGESQDHLHCIGVNVQLDQGSEVRFTRMSIWVLEDYDTQAWILKHNVSSLQFFELLSHPIKDFHIVAIHPYHNSFILIQHWNQKLVSYNMDTQELHGLGTLGKGYAVITPYIPCFLESSVLATKH